A genomic segment from Marmota flaviventris isolate mMarFla1 chromosome 7, mMarFla1.hap1, whole genome shotgun sequence encodes:
- the Srp72 gene encoding signal recognition particle subunit SRP72, producing the protein MASGGSGGVSVPALWSEVNRYGQNGDFTRALKTVNKILQINKDDVTALHCKVVCLIQNGSFKEALNVINTHTKVLANNSLSFEKAYCEYRLNRIENALKTIESANQQTDKLKELYGQVLYRLERYDECLAVYRDLVRNSQDDYDEERKTNLSAVVAAQSNWEKVVPENLGLQEGTHELCYNSACALIGQGQLNQAMKILQKAEDLCRRSFSEDSDGTEEDPQAELAIIHGQMAYILQLQGRTEEALQLYNQIIKLKPTDVGLLAVIANNIITINKDQNVFDSKKKVKLTNAEGVEFKLSKKQLQAIEFNKALLAMYTNQAEQCRKISAGLQSQSPAHLLPVLIQAAQLCREKQHTKAIELLQEFSDQHPENAAEIKLTMAQLKISQGNISKACLILRSIEELKHKPGMVSALVTMYSHEEDIDSAIEVFTQAIQWYQNHQPKSPAHLSLIREAANFKLKYGRKKEAISDLEQLWKQNPKDIHTLAQLISAYSLVDPEKAKVLSKHLPSSDSMSLKVDVEALENSPGATYIRKKGGKVTGDSQPKEQGQGDLKKKKKKKKGKLPKNYDPKVTPDPERWLPMRERSYYRGRKKGKKKDQIGKGTQGATAGASSELDASKTVSSPPTSPRPGSAATVSASTSNIIPPRHQKPAGAPATKKKQQQKKKKGGKGGW; encoded by the exons ATGGCGAGCGGCGGCAGCGGGGGGGTTTCAGTGCCTGCGCTGTGGAGTGAAGTGAACCGTTACGGCCAGAACGGCGACTTCACGCGCGCTCTCAAGACCGTCAACAAGA TACTTCAGATCAACAAGGATGATGTAACTGCTTTGCACTGTAAAGTGGTCTGCCTTATCCAGAATGGAAGTTTCAAAGAAGCCTTGAATGTCATCAATACTCACACCAAAGTGTTAGCCAA taactCTCTCTCCTTTGAGAAGGCATATTGTGAGTACAGGCTGAACAGAATTGAGAATGCCTTGAAGACAATAGAAAGTGCCAACCAGCAGACAGACAAATTAAAGGAACTTTATGGACAAGTG ctaTACCGTTTAGAACGTTATGATGAATGCTTAGCTGTGTATAGAGATCTTGTCCGAAACTCCCAAGATGACTATGATgaagagaggaaaacaaacctTTCAGCAGTGGTTGCAGCTCAAAGCAATTGGGAAAAAGTGGTTCCA GAGAACTTGGGCCTCCAAGAAGGCACACATGAACTGTGCTACAATTCTGCATGTGCACTGATAGGACAAGGCCAGCTGAACCAGGCAATGAAAATCCTACAAAAAGCTGAAG atCTTTGCCGACGTTCATTTTCAGAAGACTCT GATGGGACTGAGGAAGACCCACAGGCAGAACTGGCCATCATTCATGGTCAGATGGCCTATATTCTGCAGCTTCAGGGTCGTACGGAGGAGGCTTTGCAACTTTACAATCAGATAATAAAACTAAA GCCAACTGATGTGGGATTGTTAGCTGTAATTGCAAATAACATCATTACCATTAATAAG GACCAAAATGTCTTTGACTCCAAGAAGAAGGTGAAACTAACCAATGCAGAAGGAGTAGAGTTTAAACTTTCCAAGAAACAATTGCAAGCTATAGAATTTAACAAAGCTTTGCTTGCTATGTACACAAATCAG GCAGAACAGTGTCGCAAAATATCTGCTGGTTTACAGTCCCAAAGTCCTGCACATCTCCTGCCTGTGTTAATCCAGGCTGCCCAGCTCTGCCGTGAAAAGCAGCATACAAAAGCAATAGAGCTACTTCAG GAATTTTCAGATCAGCATCCAGAAAATGCAGCTGAAATTAAGCTGACCATGGCACAGTTGAAAATTTCCCAag GTAATATTTCCAAAGCATGTTTAATATTGAGAAGTATAGAGGAGTTAAAGcataaaccaggcatg GTGTCTGCATTAGTGACCATGTACAGCCATGAGGAAGATATTGATAGTGCCATTGAGGTCTTCACACAAGCCATCCAGTGGTATCAAAACCATCAG CCCAAATCTCCTGCTCATTTGTCATTGATAAGAGAAGCTGCAAACTTCAAACTCAAATATGGGCGGAAGAAGGAGGCAATTAGTGACCTAGAACAGCTATGGAA acAAAATCCAAAAGATATTCACACCCTGGCGCAACTTATTTCTGCTTACTCACTTGTGGATCCAGAGAAAGCTAAAGT TCTTAGCAAACACTTGCCCTCATCAGATAGTATGTCTCTAAAAGTAGATGTCGAGGCTCTTGAAAATTCTCCTGGTGCTACGTACATTCGGAAGAAGGGTGGAAAAGTTACTGGAGATAGTCAACCGAAGGAACAAGG aCAGGGAgatttgaagaagaagaagaagaaaaagaagg GAAAACTGCCTAAGAATTATGACCCAAAAGTTACCCCAGATCCAGAAAGATGGCTACCAATGAGAGAACGTTCTTACTATCGAGGAAGAAAGAAGGGTAAAAAGAAGGATCAGATTGGAAAAGGGACCCAGGGAGCAACTGCAGGGGCCTCATCTGAACT GGATGCCAGTAAAACTGTGAGCAGCCCACCCACCTCTCCAAGACCTGGCAGTGCAGCAACAGTCTCTGCCTCTACAAGTAACATCATACCCCCAAGACACCAGAAACCTGCAGGGGCCCCggcaacaaaaaagaaacagcaacagaaaaagaagaaaggaggaaaaggtgGCTGGTGA